From marine bacterium B5-7:
ATGTTTTTTAACCAATGGGATAGGGTGTTCGCACCAAAATTCATGAGGCTGCTAAAAATAAGTACATTGATAAGCAGTGGCAACAGCACATATAGGCGTGTACCTGGCTGCCGAAGGTGGTGAAAACCCGATTTGAGTGATTTTAAAACAATCATCTGCATACTCTTTCATATAGATTTGCGCATTCTATCAAATTATCTTACTTTGGTCAGTCGCAGACATTAACTTAGACAATTTTTGTTGAGAGGTGGGGGGCATATTTTTCAAATCGACAGCTGTCGCGTCGTTTTAGTTGTAAGGTTTCGCTGAGAATTGCGGCTATGCTACTCGTAAGACATTAGACAGATCCCCCGTGTGCAGTACTCGTACTGCAACCCGGGGACCAGTGTTTTGACACGCTGTCTCTTGAAAAACACCCCACCACCTCTCCTCATTCTTATTTAAGCTAATAGATTTTACTGAGAGAGAAATAACTGATGATCTATGAAAAGCGTGATCGGCGTGCCTCTTTCGAAAACCGTTGGCGGCAGGGATGCCGGCATCGAGCGCCATGGATGGCTTTATTGGGTGTTTTTGAAAGAGGTACCCGATCGCGCTATTCAAGCATTGTTAACACTTCCTACGGCGCTACAAAGATTGTTTTTAACAAAAGGTAATGATTCATGACGCTCCTTAACAACAACAACCGACACTGGTGGGTATTAATTGCTACAGGTTTTATGATTCTGTTAGTCAACCTTGATATTGCGATCGTGAATGTCGCGATGGCTCCCATTGCAAAAGTGTTTCATGCCTCTCTGAGTCAAGTGCAGTGGGTTGGTAACAGTTATGTGTTGGCCGCGGCCATGTGTTTTGTGGTGGGTGGTCGATTAGCAGATATGAAAGGTAAGCGCCGTATTTATATTATGGGTGCCTTTGTGTTTGCTTTAGGATCGGCATTTGCAGCAGCTGCACCAACTATTTGGGCCTTAGTGGCGGGGCGTGCAATTCAAGGGGCAGGTTTTGCGTTCGCCTTAAGTTTAGCCTTGGTGTTAACCACGGAAGCGTTTCCTGTTAATCGACGAGGCTTTGCCGTCGGGGTGACAGTCACCATTACGGGTATTGCACAATCAGTTGGTCCAACATTAGGTGGTTTGATTTTGCATTATGCGAGTTGGCATTGGATCTTTATTATGAATATCCCGCTGGCGATACTCTCCATCGTGCTAACCTTGATGGCGTGTCATGATGATGCAAGAAATACGGAAGAAACGCTGGATGGTGTTGGTTTTTTGTTGCTAAGCCTAGGGGTTGTACCCTTGGTGTTAGTGCTCAATGAATTAGTGAACTGGGGCTGGTCTTCAGATAAAACCTTAATCGGGTTTGCTGTCTCGGCACTGAGTTTGCTCGCTTTTTTCTGGCATGAACGTCGCGTGAAGCACCCACTGGTCGATGTGAAATTATTTCGTTATACGAGTTTTACGGCGAGCATCGGTGTGCGCGCAATGTTTATGTATAGTTGGATGCTCGTGTTGTTGTTTTTACCTTTGTACTATCAAAATATCTTAGGGTTTACGCCCTTAAAAACGGGCCTCACTTTATTATTGTTAACTGTTGTAGCGGGTGCAGCATCGCCACTAACGGGACATGCTTTAGATAAGGTGGGCTTTAAAAAGGTGTCGCGCGTAGCTTTATGGTGTTCAGTTGTGGCAACGGGGATGTTTGCATGCATGACTTATATTCAAGCCACCTGGTATGTGAGTATTGCCATGATTTTTTATGGTTTATCCTTGGGAATGTTGCTTACCAGTACGATTAATGGGGTTTTATCTTCGGTGCCAGAAACGGTATCCGGTGCGTGTATGGGAATATTTTTTACGGCAGCGTTTCTCGTGTCGGCAATCAGCATTGCCGTGGGGGGTAGCTTGATGGCGTTGGTTTCTCGTTGGCATTTGCCAGTTGCTTTGCGCACACAAACAATAGAGCGTATGGCGCAAGGGGTGGCGCCAAGTCAGCATGCGACATTGCAAATTGCTCATCAGGCCAAAACAGCTTTTTTAACAGGGTTTTCTGTGAATATGTGGATTTGTTTTGGGTTGTTGTTGATAGGTTTATGGTTGTCGCGTTTTATGCGGACGCATGTGTTGCAAGACTAGCCAATGCTCGAGTTTTTTTGTAAGATGCTCATCCTATCTATAAGTATTAATAAGGATTTTCTATGACGACTACCCGTTGGATGAAAACACCGTGATTGCGGCGGGCCTTGTTTAGGTGTAGCATGCGAGTAAGTTGAACAATACCTATAAGGAGCATGTAATGCCAGAAACCAAACCCGTGGAAACACCAGAAAAAAAAGCAGATAATCTATTTCAGTACATGCAAAAAAATGGCGCCTTTCAAGACGTTTTTGAAGAAAAAAGACAAGGTGATCAATCCGCACGTGATTTCTTTGACGTGTTGGTGGAAGGTGCGGGTGGCATCGAAATGGCGGAGAAGCTTTTTAACTCGGGGCGTTTTAATTTCGAAGATCCTGCAGTACTGTTACCCGCTTTTAGAGGAAATCCGCCAACTTACTTACCTTTACCGACCACTTATTTTGGCCCCGACGAGAAGTCGCCTTGGTTTGATCAGGCAGACTTTGAGCACTTCGATCGGGGGCACGTGAAACAAGATCTTATCGCTGCCTATCGTCAATCAAGTCACAACGAGAGCCGACCATTACCGGATGATGTGTTGTCACGCCTGATCGATGCTTTTATGTGGCGGGGGGCGAAGATTAACCCTAAGACCATGACAATAGCTCGTTACGATAATGCTGATATAATGCCTTATGATGAAGTACTGGACATCTCTACGTGGGATGATAAAAATGCATGTACGTGTTATTCGCTTACTAAAGTACAGCCAAGTGAACTCACTCAACAAAACTTGACGTTGATTGATATCTTTGATGCCGCGAGTTGGGTACAGCAGCAATTACAACAGCGTTTAGAAGCGAGAAAAAGCCTATTGGCACGTAATCGTCGCGCACAACTCCCTCAACAATTAGCCCCAGTACTCTGTGCTGTGCCTGGTTTTAATGAAGTTTTCAATCAACGTAACGAGCAGTGCGCTAATTTTTCTACGCCAGAGGCGTTTGCTCGGCACATTCTAGAAACGGTGGAGAATCCTACGCAGGTATTGACTAGCGCAGTGGCGGGTAGGTTTTCTTTTGCTGCGTATACGCGCCAGAGTGCTGATGTGTCGTTGTTTTTAGCGCTTGGTATTAAATAATAACCAGACTACCGCAAAGGGTGAACAACGCTATTACTTTCTTCAAAATCGACAAATGTCGATTTCAAAGAAAGTGGCAGGGGGTATTTACTTTCTTCAAAATCGACAAATGTCGATTCTAAAGAGGCTAAAAAGGGCTGGTTGAACCTGGAATGATCTTTTTGTTACCCACCAAAAATCCAACGGATAATCGTAAAGAATATGACGGCCAAGATGGCGCCGGCAGGTAGGGTGATTACCCAAGACATAAAGATGGAGCGGATGGTTTGCATGTTGAGCGCCGCAATACCACGGGCAAAGCCCACACCTAATATGGCGCCCACCAGGGTTTGTGTAGTGGACACAGGTAAACCAAAGCCAGAAGCGAGCACCACAGTAGCGGCTGTCGATAACTCTGCGGCAAAGCCACGAGAGGGCGTTAATTCGGTAATGTGTGTGCCGACGGTGGCAATCACTTTGTAACCCATGGTGGCTAAGCCTAAGACGATACCTGCCGCACCCAAATAAAGAACCCATGGTTCTAGCGCGACATTGCTGATAACAGCGCCGTATTTTACCGTGCTAATGACAGACGCCAGTGGACCAATGGCATTGGCGACATCGTTGGAACCATGTGCGAATGCAACCGCACAAGCTGAACAAATTTGTAAAAAAGCAAAGACTCTTTCAACGCTCGCAAACATAAATACTTTGTCTTTGCTGGGGTCGGCTTCTATATTACGAATACAAAAACGCACGAGCAAGGTTGCGATCACACTTAAACCTAAGGCAATAAAAACATCTTGCTGAAAATTAAAATGAATAAAGTTCACATGCGCTAATCCTTCGCGCAAAGTGACCATGCTGACAATAAAGGCAAGCAGGGCAGCGTAAAAAGGTAAGAATTTTTTCGCATTTTTAAAGGGATTATCGGTGTTAAAAATTAAATGTTGTATGCTCACAAAAATCATATAGGCAATTAGACCCGCGATAAATGGGGTGAGAATCCAGCTGAGTACGATGTTAGTGACGACGTGCCAGTGAATCACATGCGTACCTAAATTAATTGCCGCAAAACCGACAATAGCACCAACGATGGTGTGTGTTGTTGAGACGGGCAAACCTTTATAGGTTGCATACAATAACCATACGCCAGCCGCTAACAATGATGCGAGCATGCCGTAAATAAGTAAGTTGGGTGTGTGCGCTAAGAGTGCGGGGTTGATGATGTCGTTACGAATGGTATTCGTGACTTGGCCACCAGCAAGAATAGCACCGCCAGCTTCAAAAATGGCCGCAACAATGGTGGCTTTTAAAAAGGTAAGGGCTTTGGAGCCAACGGATGTACCCATGGCATTGGCGACATCATTTGCGCCGATGCCCCAAGCCATGAAAAACCCTAGTACCGCTGCCAACAGAATAAAGGTAGAACCGTGATCCATAATGGTGTGAACTCATGCTTAGTAAAATGGCATTATGCATGAAAATGAAGAAATGTGTAGTGAAACCTAAAAGCCTAATGGATGTTGTTAAATCCGGCAGAAAAGGGCTGTTCAAATAGTGGGCTTGTTATTTCTTGAGCTGGCTGCTGAAGGGAGTCTCTGGCTTAAGAAGGTTTCCTTCCGCATCTCGCATATTAGCTTCTTGGGTGATGGATTTATTGTTTTGTAATATCTTAGATAACGAGCGTTTCGCACTCGGCGCAATGTCCTGATTCTTTGTGGTGGCTAGGTTTTTGCGAGAAAACCCAAAGGTTTTTCTTGTATTGTTTTTCAATGTTTGCGCGGCACGCTTCACACGCGCCAGTAAACGTTGTAGGCGTGAAGGTTTTTCGTGGGTGCTGGATATTTTCTTGCTCATGAGGTAAGTCTAGATGATATTTCAGGCCTTGCTAGGGATTGCTTCATTATATGCTAGAATATTGGCTGTCTGCCCCGGTAGCTCAGCTGGATAGAGCGATCCCCTCCTAAGGGATAGGTCAGAGGTTCGACTCCTCTCCGGGGCGCCACCCCTTTACAAAATCTCAAAAACTATGTTATACCTAGGGTGTGTCTTGATATACGATTATTTAGGGGGTTATCATGTCTTTGCTTGTTTTAATAAGGCGGCGGCTGTCCGATTTACTGAGTCGGCAGTCATCATTAAATTTGTTTCCTACTCCTGTGCTTCTTCCTCTCCCGGCAACCAAGCCGATCTATAAGCCGATGCGTTACGCTACGCGACGTACTTGGCGAACACATCGATTTATTTAAATCGATCTTCTAACTTACATTTAATTTACTAACACACAATATTAAGGTGTGATGATATGCGTTATGAAAAATATGCGGCGTTCGCGCGCGCGCAAGATATTCAGGGGATCTGCGAGCCTTTTTTAGAAGCACTGGGGTTAAACTTTTTTCAGTATTGTAAGAGTTTTTCTGATGGCGGCTGGATGGTTGTGAATGGCAACCGTCAGTGGCTGCAGGATTATTTTGAACGAGAATTCTACCGAACATCGAACTTTCGTGGGGCGCCGGAAGACTATCCAGAACAATATCTTTTTTCTTCGAGCCTTACAGAGGGACATGAAATAGCAGTCTTTGCAAAGAAACAGTATGGTGTTGGTGACACGCTAACCATCAGGCACTTTACTGAAGATGGGGTGGAATTCTTCATTTTTGGCGCGCCAGTTGAGAGAACGGACAGCGTACAATTTTTCTTGAACCATATGGATAAGCTTCAGCAATTTATGTTGTATTTTTTCGATCGTGCGCGGCAGGCACTTTCGCACATTGCGATGGAGAAACTTTATTTGCCCTACGATAATTTTCCACACAAAGAGATCTCGGGTGACGGCATGGCGAATGTGAA
This genomic window contains:
- a CDS encoding MFS transporter; translated protein: MTLLNNNNRHWWVLIATGFMILLVNLDIAIVNVAMAPIAKVFHASLSQVQWVGNSYVLAAAMCFVVGGRLADMKGKRRIYIMGAFVFALGSAFAAAAPTIWALVAGRAIQGAGFAFALSLALVLTTEAFPVNRRGFAVGVTVTITGIAQSVGPTLGGLILHYASWHWIFIMNIPLAILSIVLTLMACHDDARNTEETLDGVGFLLLSLGVVPLVLVLNELVNWGWSSDKTLIGFAVSALSLLAFFWHERRVKHPLVDVKLFRYTSFTASIGVRAMFMYSWMLVLLFLPLYYQNILGFTPLKTGLTLLLLTVVAGAASPLTGHALDKVGFKKVSRVALWCSVVATGMFACMTYIQATWYVSIAMIFYGLSLGMLLTSTINGVLSSVPETVSGACMGIFFTAAFLVSAISIAVGGSLMALVSRWHLPVALRTQTIERMAQGVAPSQHATLQIAHQAKTAFLTGFSVNMWICFGLLLIGLWLSRFMRTHVLQD
- a CDS encoding helix-turn-helix transcriptional regulator, producing MRYEKYAAFARAQDIQGICEPFLEALGLNFFQYCKSFSDGGWMVVNGNRQWLQDYFEREFYRTSNFRGAPEDYPEQYLFSSSLTEGHEIAVFAKKQYGVGDTLTIRHFTEDGVEFFIFGAPVERTDSVQFFLNHMDKLQQFMLYFFDRARQALSHIAMEKLYLPYDNFPHKEISGDGMANVKKLFNLKRFYFDSKQYLTHKEVECLRWVGQGKSLTEVAMILGNSERTVESHVSHAKEKLQCYKMTQLVLRARELGFI
- a CDS encoding phosphate transporter translates to MDHGSTFILLAAVLGFFMAWGIGANDVANAMGTSVGSKALTFLKATIVAAIFEAGGAILAGGQVTNTIRNDIINPALLAHTPNLLIYGMLASLLAAGVWLLYATYKGLPVSTTHTIVGAIVGFAAINLGTHVIHWHVVTNIVLSWILTPFIAGLIAYMIFVSIQHLIFNTDNPFKNAKKFLPFYAALLAFIVSMVTLREGLAHVNFIHFNFQQDVFIALGLSVIATLLVRFCIRNIEADPSKDKVFMFASVERVFAFLQICSACAVAFAHGSNDVANAIGPLASVISTVKYGAVISNVALEPWVLYLGAAGIVLGLATMGYKVIATVGTHITELTPSRGFAAELSTAATVVLASGFGLPVSTTQTLVGAILGVGFARGIAALNMQTIRSIFMSWVITLPAGAILAVIFFTIIRWIFGG